The following are from one region of the Methanospirillum hungatei genome:
- a CDS encoding malate dehydrogenase, with the protein MKREMGMMVIIYSSFLSVWDMTSLAVFGTGRIGGGVAARAVSSGLIDHLVLYDCNQALLEAQRLDIEHMRCPVSVSINPIDIATCDIILYTAGLPRNQNIKTRAALLDCNVPVASELAALIPNYKGIIVVVTNPADILTYFLWKATRILKSRIIGFGGQLDSARFQYELANRSIRCDGMILGEHGEHQVPIFSKTGLNVDIPIRDDILLTLRNASMEIIKGKGATEYAPVYHIWHLIESIIKDARTDLICSAILEGEYGFTGCSLGVPVVIGREGIISIQEWDLDTWENDHFHSAATFVSDLCRRISHD; encoded by the coding sequence ATGAAGAGAGAAATGGGGATGATGGTAATTATCTATTCTTCGTTCCTATCGGTATGGGATATGACCAGCCTTGCAGTATTCGGTACTGGGCGCATAGGAGGCGGGGTTGCAGCCCGTGCCGTATCAAGTGGCCTAATAGATCATCTTGTTTTGTATGATTGTAACCAGGCACTCCTCGAGGCGCAACGACTTGACATCGAACATATGAGATGTCCAGTATCTGTTTCAATAAATCCGATAGACATTGCCACATGTGACATTATACTTTATACAGCCGGCCTTCCACGAAACCAAAATATCAAAACAAGAGCTGCATTACTGGACTGCAATGTTCCGGTTGCATCAGAACTGGCTGCGCTTATTCCCAATTACAAGGGGATTATTGTAGTAGTTACAAATCCTGCAGATATTCTGACATATTTTCTCTGGAAAGCAACAAGGATTCTAAAAAGCCGCATAATTGGATTTGGCGGACAACTTGATAGTGCACGATTTCAATACGAACTGGCAAACCGATCCATAAGATGTGATGGAATGATCCTTGGAGAACATGGAGAACATCAGGTTCCTATTTTCAGTAAAACCGGATTAAACGTTGATATCCCCATAAGAGATGACATTTTATTAACTCTCCGAAATGCTAGCATGGAAATCATCAAGGGGAAAGGCGCGACTGAATATGCGCCTGTATATCACATATGGCATTTGATTGAATCTATAATCAAAGACGCAAGGACTGATCTCATATGTTCTGCGATCCTTGAAGGAGAATATGGTTTTACTGGTTGCTCTCTTGGCGTCCCTGTAGTCATTGGAAGAGAAGGAATCATTTCGATTCAGGAATGGGATCTTGATACCTGGGAGAATGACCATTTCCACAGTGCAGCGACCTTCGTATCTGACCTTTGCAGGAGGATATCACATGACTGA